Sequence from the Symbiopectobacterium purcellii genome:
GCCCAGCATCGTGATGGACGCAGGCAAAAACGCGTAAAGTAAAAGGATAAAGCCCAGGCAAAGCAGAGGGATTGCCAGCGTCACTATACCCACCGTGCCGTATGCCTGTTTGTGGCTAACACCGCAGACACTAAACACATTAATAATCAATCAGTTAAACGGTGGTGTGGTGCTCATGGCCGCTACGTTTGCCACGCGGTGCAATGCCCCTTGATCCACGACTGCCGCCGGAAACAGAGAGGCAATCAGTGGCATGGCAATGCTCAGCGCCCCTGAGCCGGAACCGCTGATAAACACCAGTGCACCGACCGCTATCGCGGTAACCATCAAGGGGCTCATTCCCGAATTGGCGATAGTCTGAAAGGACTCCTGAAACGCAGGTAACTTTATGACCAATGCACCAAAACCGACGATCACAGCAGTGTTGAACAAAGAAGTCACGCCCTCCATGGTGCCGGCCGCCAGGTTGCTAATAATCGCTTTCCAGTTCAGATAACGGGCATAAATAATCAGCCCAGCAACGATGGCGCAAAACAGCGCGATTGCCGGGTCACATTTCAATAGATTTAACACCAACAGCAAGATCAGCATCGGCAGCAGTGCAACGATCACATGGGGTTGCGGCTTGTCCTTTGCGGTACTTTGCGGCACATTGCCTTTACTTGCGACAGCATCGTCATCCCCCCAACCTTCCCCACTGGCTTTCACCTTGCGAAACAGCCATGAGAGATAGACAATCACCAGCACCACTTGAAAAGCGGCCGTCAGCAATCCTGGCACCAACCCCGCAGTGGCTGACGTGCCGAGAAATTTCATCGGGATCAGGTTCTGGATTTGTGGAGAGCCTGGCATGATCATCACAAAGCTGCGCGCACCGGCAAAATAGACGACAGGGATTAACCTGCGCGGTAAATTAGCCTTTTTGAACATGCTGACCATCATCGAGTAGACGGTAAACAACGCCACAAACACCGAGACACCGCCATACGCCAGGATGGCACAGGCCACCACTACGGAGGGGATCACTGCCTTTTCACCCAATTTGCCGATAATGAACGAGGCTACGCTGTCAGCCGCGCCGCTAATGGCAGTCAACTTGCCAAAAATTGCCCCCAGTACGAAGATAAAGAAGAAAGTGCCGAAGTAATTGCCAAGCCCAGTGGTATACACTTTTAATATGGCATCCAGCGGATTCAAGCCATCAGGCGCGGTTAACCACGCCGTCACGGCTAAAAACAGGCTGGCGGTAAAGACAGAAATAAAAATGTGTATGCCTTTTATACACATCACCATCAGAATAATTAATCCGAGAATTAGACAGAATATGCCCATAATGTTCTCTCTTTTATTTACCTATCAGAATTGGAGATAATTAAATTAAACGGCCATTCGCTATCATTGAGCACGGCGTAACCGGCCACACCCAATGATGCGACATTAATTAATGAATCGTTTTCGCCTTAATTTATACCGACAGTACGTCGGCAAACGTTTGTAATGCCGTTCGCGCCTGTTCGTAGCTTTTTGTTTGCTGATCGATTTCGATAATAATGGAGGGAATACCTTCCTTATCGAGCTGTTTCTTGATTATCGGTGCATCGAATTCTTCCGGATCGCAGAATTTGGTTAACAAATACACCACGCCCTGCGCATTATTTTTCCGCACCATATCGACCAGCATGCGGCCGCGCTTCTTCTCTGGGTCGTGCAGCAATGAGCAGCCTTCGAGTTGGGCAATCTGTAATGCCAGACGGCGGTAGGGATCGCTATCAGCAGGAACATCCTGCCGGAACTGGCGAGATTCATGCGCCACTTCATCCGCCACGATCGCCATATTATTGTCGGCAAAGATTTGCAAAATCGACGGGCTGTCAGCAATGATGCCGGTCACCACAATGTTATACCCCTCCCACTGCTCGGTGGGCAATTCGGTGCACAATGCAATAATCTCACGCACCCTCTGGGTGTGTTCGACCACATCCATGAAATAGCCGCTTTTGATGACGGTATTACGCATCAGCGGACTGATAGTCCGTGGATAACGGGCGGCAACCAGTGAAAACTCACGCAGCACTGCACGATGCTGGTTAAACAGTTCAATGGCCCGATCGAGCGCTTCGGGCGTGACAGACTGTCCGGCTATCTGCCCTAACTGCTGGGCGACACGCTGATACTGCTCGGTCAAAAATGCAATACCGGCTGGCATAGCACGATTCTGCGGATGGACCAACTGGATAAAGGGCACCTGCGGCACACCCACTTTCCAGTTTTGTCCCAAGCATTTTAGCGTGTCGCACAATGCCGGGATAATCACTGCCGACAGTTTATTCAACGCATGGTCCAGCCCCATTTCCAGCGTTGACAGCGCCAGCGCACAATAAAAGGGGGGGAAAAATTTCTTTGCCTCCGAAATCGCTTTCCCTTCCGCGCCCCACAGTCCGAACGGCACCATGCCCGCCGCATAAACGATTTCATTTGGGGTA
This genomic interval carries:
- a CDS encoding GntP family permease; this translates as MVMCIKGIHIFISVFTASLFLAVTAWLTAPDGLNPLDAILKVYTTGLGNYFGTFFFIFVLGAIFGKLTAISGAADSVASFIIGKLGEKAVIPSVVVACAILAYGGVSVFVALFTVYSMMVSMFKKANLPRRLIPVVYFAGARSFVMIMPGSPQIQNLIPMKFLGTSATAGLVPGLLTAAFQVVLVIVYLSWLFRKVKASGEGWGDDDAVASKGNVPQSTAKDKPQPHVIVALLPMLILLLVLNLLKCDPAIALFCAIVAGLIIYARYLNWKAIISNLAAGTMEGVTSLFNTAVIVGFGALVIKLPAFQESFQTIANSGMSPLMVTAIAVGALVFISGSGSGALSIAMPLIASLFPAAVVDQGALHRVANVAAMSTTPPFN
- a CDS encoding 2-hydroxyacyl-CoA dehydratase subunit D, yielding MERVTQKIEQLQEIVNNPGKQLNALLKSGKQVVGCFPEYTPNEIVYAAGMVPFGLWGAEGKAISEAKKFFPPFYCALALSTLEMGLDHALNKLSAVIIPALCDTLKCLGQNWKVGVPQVPFIQLVHPQNRAMPAGIAFLTEQYQRVAQQLGQIAGQSVTPEALDRAIELFNQHRAVLREFSLVAARYPRTISPLMRNTVIKSGYFMDVVEHTQRVREIIALCTELPTEQWEGYNIVVTGIIADSPSILQIFADNNMAIVADEVAHESRQFRQDVPADSDPYRRLALQIAQLEGCSLLHDPEKKRGRMLVDMVRKNNAQGVVYLLTKFCDPEEFDAPIIKKQLDKEGIPSIIIEIDQQTKSYEQARTALQTFADVLSV